The following proteins are encoded in a genomic region of Micromonospora olivasterospora:
- a CDS encoding DUF742 domain-containing protein, with amino-acid sequence MVDRDEPTGALVRPYAVTRGRTRPRLDIALEALVETTVRGRAAASGNGGQGREHQYIAALCDGRVQSLAEIAARMQLPLGVARVLIADMATDGLVAVHEPTILDDSDDAVGTELLERVLSGLRRL; translated from the coding sequence ATGGTCGATCGTGACGAGCCGACCGGGGCGTTGGTCCGTCCGTACGCCGTCACCCGTGGTCGTACCCGACCCCGGCTGGACATCGCGCTGGAGGCGCTCGTCGAGACGACGGTGCGCGGCCGGGCCGCTGCCAGTGGCAACGGCGGCCAGGGCCGCGAGCACCAGTACATCGCCGCGTTGTGTGACGGACGCGTGCAGTCGCTCGCCGAGATCGCGGCGCGGATGCAGCTCCCACTCGGCGTGGCCCGGGTGCTCATCGCCGACATGGCGACGGACGGCCTGGTCGCGGTGCACGAGCCGACCATCCTGGACGACTCCGACGACGCGGTGGGCACTGAACTGCTGGAGAGGGTGCTGAGTGGACTTCGCAGGCTCTGA
- a CDS encoding thymidine phosphorylase, whose protein sequence is MSAFTAVDVIRTKRDGGVLSDGQIDWVVDAYTRGLVADEQMSALAMAILLRGMSAPEIARWTAAMIASGERLDLSAVDWPTVDKHSTGGVGDKITLPLTPLVAACGGAVPQLSGRGLGHTGGTLDKLESIPGWRAALSNDEFIRQLREVGGVVCAAGAGLAPADRKLYALRDVTGTVEAIPLIASSIMSKKIAEGTGALVLDVKVGSGAFMKSVDDARELARTMVELGGAHGVRTVALLTDMSTPLGLAVGNAVEVTESVEVLAGGGPADVVELTLALAREMLDAAGLPDADPEGALRDGRAMDVWRAMIRAQGGDPDAPMPTANEVEVVRADADGFVESVDAYAIGVAAWRLGAGRARKEDPVSFPSGVVLHKRPGDPVRAGEPLYELRAEHAARIPAALAEAARAVRISATAPAVSPLVIERIG, encoded by the coding sequence GTGAGTGCTTTCACGGCGGTTGACGTCATCCGGACGAAGCGGGACGGGGGCGTGCTCAGCGACGGGCAGATCGACTGGGTGGTCGACGCGTACACCCGGGGGCTGGTCGCCGACGAGCAGATGTCGGCGCTGGCCATGGCGATCCTGTTGCGCGGGATGAGCGCGCCGGAGATCGCCCGCTGGACCGCCGCGATGATCGCCAGCGGGGAGCGCCTCGACCTGTCCGCAGTGGACTGGCCGACCGTCGACAAGCACTCCACGGGCGGTGTCGGCGACAAGATCACTCTGCCGCTCACCCCGCTGGTGGCGGCCTGCGGCGGCGCCGTGCCGCAGCTGTCCGGGCGCGGCCTCGGCCACACCGGCGGCACCCTGGACAAGCTGGAGTCCATCCCGGGCTGGCGGGCGGCGCTGAGCAACGACGAGTTCATCCGCCAGCTGCGCGAGGTGGGCGGCGTGGTCTGCGCGGCGGGCGCGGGCCTCGCCCCGGCCGACCGGAAGCTGTACGCGCTGCGCGACGTCACCGGCACCGTCGAGGCGATCCCGCTGATCGCGAGCTCGATCATGAGCAAGAAGATCGCCGAGGGCACGGGTGCCCTGGTGCTCGACGTGAAGGTCGGCTCCGGCGCGTTCATGAAGTCCGTGGACGACGCCCGCGAGCTGGCCCGGACCATGGTCGAGCTGGGCGGGGCGCACGGCGTGCGTACCGTCGCCCTGCTCACCGACATGTCGACCCCGCTCGGCCTGGCCGTCGGCAACGCGGTCGAGGTGACCGAGTCGGTGGAGGTGCTCGCCGGCGGCGGTCCCGCCGACGTGGTGGAGCTGACCCTGGCCCTGGCCCGGGAGATGCTCGACGCGGCCGGGCTGCCGGACGCCGACCCGGAGGGCGCGCTGCGGGACGGCCGGGCGATGGACGTCTGGCGGGCGATGATCCGGGCGCAGGGCGGCGACCCGGACGCCCCGATGCCCACCGCGAACGAGGTCGAGGTGGTCCGGGCCGACGCGGACGGCTTCGTCGAGTCCGTCGACGCGTACGCGATCGGGGTGGCCGCCTGGCGGCTCGGCGCCGGTCGGGCCCGCAAGGAGGACCCGGTGAGCTTCCCGTCCGGAGTGGTGCTGCACAAGCGCCCCGGGGACCCGGTACGCGCCGGCGAGCCCCTGTACGAGCTGCGGGCGGAACACGCGGCCCGGATCCCGGCGGCGCTGGCGGAGGCGGCCCGGGCGGTGCGGATCTCGGCGACCGCCCCGGCGGTGTCGCCACTGGTCATCGAGCGGATCGGCTGA
- a CDS encoding adenosine deaminase: MVAISSEDIVKAPKALLHDHLDGGLRPATVVELAAEAGHELPTGDAEALGRWFVEAANSGSLERYLETFAHTVGVMQTASALRRVARECALDLAADGVVYAEVRFAPEQHLERDLTLDEVVEAVVAGFAEGAALAAEAGTPIRVGTLLTAMRHAARSQEIAELAVRHRDAGVVGFDIAGAEAGFPPTRHLDAFEYLQRENFHFTIHAGEAFGLPSIWQAIQWCGADRLGHGVRIVDDITPGAQPVLGRLAAYVRDKRIPLELCPSSNVQTGAAPSIAEHPIGLLRDLRFRATVNTDNRLMSGTSMSREMALLVEAFGYGWKELQWFTINAMKSAFIPFDERLQIIDEVIKPAYAKLLG; encoded by the coding sequence ATGGTCGCAATCTCATCCGAGGACATCGTCAAGGCCCCGAAGGCACTGCTGCACGACCACCTCGACGGCGGCCTGCGGCCGGCGACGGTCGTCGAGCTGGCCGCCGAGGCCGGCCACGAGCTGCCCACCGGCGACGCGGAGGCGCTCGGCCGCTGGTTCGTCGAGGCGGCGAACTCGGGCTCGCTGGAGCGCTACCTGGAGACGTTCGCGCACACGGTGGGGGTCATGCAGACCGCGTCCGCGCTGCGCCGGGTGGCCCGCGAGTGCGCGCTCGACCTGGCCGCCGACGGCGTGGTGTACGCCGAGGTGCGGTTCGCCCCGGAGCAGCACCTGGAGCGCGACCTGACGCTGGACGAGGTGGTCGAGGCGGTCGTCGCCGGGTTCGCCGAGGGCGCCGCGCTCGCCGCCGAGGCCGGCACCCCGATCCGGGTCGGCACCCTGCTCACCGCGATGCGGCACGCCGCGCGGTCGCAGGAGATCGCCGAGCTGGCGGTGCGGCACCGGGACGCGGGAGTGGTCGGCTTCGACATCGCCGGTGCGGAGGCCGGCTTCCCGCCCACCCGGCACCTGGACGCCTTCGAGTACCTCCAGCGGGAGAACTTCCACTTCACGATCCACGCCGGCGAGGCGTTCGGGCTGCCGTCGATCTGGCAGGCCATCCAGTGGTGCGGCGCCGACCGGCTCGGCCACGGGGTGCGCATCGTCGATGACATCACCCCCGGCGCGCAGCCGGTGCTCGGCCGGCTCGCCGCGTACGTGCGGGACAAGCGGATCCCGCTGGAGCTCTGCCCGTCGTCCAATGTGCAGACCGGCGCCGCCCCGTCCATCGCCGAGCACCCCATCGGGCTGCTGCGCGACCTCCGGTTCCGGGCGACCGTGAACACGGACAACCGGCTGATGAGCGGCACCTCCATGTCCCGGGAGATGGCGCTGTTGGTGGAGGCCTTCGGCTACGGCTGGAAGGAACTGCAGTGGTTCACCATCAACGCGATGAAGAGCGCCTTCATCCCGTTCGACGAGCGGCTGCAGATCATCGACGAGGTGATCAAGCCGGCGTACGCCAAGCTGCTCGGCTGA
- a CDS encoding uridine kinase family protein, with amino-acid sequence MDHPHLVVLLAGPSGSGKSYLAQRTGLPVLCLDDFYKDGDDPSLPRRDGMVDWDSPQSWDAETAVESIARLARDGKAEVPVYAIGADRRVTTRPFDVAGSPLFVAEGIFAAEIVEECRRRGVLAGAYALRRPRHATFLRRLARDLAEQRRP; translated from the coding sequence ATGGATCACCCGCATCTCGTCGTCCTCCTCGCCGGCCCCTCCGGCTCCGGTAAGTCGTACCTCGCCCAGCGGACCGGCCTGCCCGTTCTCTGCCTCGACGACTTCTACAAGGACGGCGACGACCCTTCGTTGCCGCGCCGCGACGGCATGGTCGACTGGGACTCTCCGCAGTCGTGGGACGCCGAGACGGCCGTGGAATCGATTGCCCGACTGGCCAGGGACGGCAAGGCCGAAGTGCCGGTTTACGCGATCGGCGCGGACCGCCGGGTGACCACCCGGCCATTCGACGTGGCCGGATCGCCACTTTTCGTCGCCGAGGGAATCTTCGCCGCGGAGATCGTGGAGGAGTGCCGGCGCCGGGGCGTGCTCGCGGGTGCGTACGCGCTGCGCCGCCCACGCCACGCCACGTTCCTGCGGCGGCTCGCCCGCGACCTGGCCGAACAGCGACGCCCCTGA
- a CDS encoding cytidine deaminase: MEIDWERLRAAATEVMRHAYVPYSKFPVGAAALVDDGRIVTGCNVENAAYGVVLCAECGVVSALHASGGGRLLALSCVDATGEPLMPCGRCRQLLWEHGGPQCLVEAKGGPLAMTELLPHAFDVTDLEAVTSEQPVPVVPDRLAAWRGRGTVFVHPDLSAGQQVWTAYWERSAGDTEGAETGVLEEGPSWGDPADAIAWGYARTPRVVVVDASGTIFWAGEGEPPLEIPIRWSAS; the protein is encoded by the coding sequence ATGGAGATCGACTGGGAGCGGCTGCGGGCCGCGGCCACCGAGGTGATGCGGCACGCGTACGTGCCGTACTCGAAGTTTCCGGTCGGGGCGGCCGCCCTGGTCGACGACGGCCGGATCGTGACCGGCTGCAACGTCGAGAACGCCGCGTACGGGGTAGTGCTCTGCGCCGAGTGCGGCGTGGTCTCCGCGCTGCACGCCAGCGGCGGCGGCCGGCTCCTCGCGCTCTCCTGCGTCGACGCCACCGGCGAGCCGCTGATGCCCTGCGGCCGCTGCCGGCAGCTGCTCTGGGAGCACGGCGGCCCGCAGTGCCTGGTCGAGGCCAAGGGCGGCCCGCTCGCCATGACGGAGCTGCTGCCGCACGCCTTCGACGTGACCGATCTGGAGGCCGTCACCAGCGAGCAGCCGGTTCCCGTCGTGCCGGACCGGCTGGCCGCCTGGCGGGGGCGGGGCACGGTGTTCGTGCACCCCGATCTCTCCGCCGGGCAGCAGGTCTGGACGGCGTACTGGGAGCGGTCGGCGGGGGACACCGAGGGCGCCGAGACCGGGGTGCTGGAGGAGGGCCCGAGCTGGGGCGACCCGGCCGACGCGATCGCCTGGGGCTACGCCCGTACCCCCCGGGTGGTGGTGGTCGACGCCTCGGGCACCATCTTCTGGGCCGGCGAGGGGGAGCCGCCGTTGGAGATCCCGATCCGCTGGTCGGCCTCTTGA
- a CDS encoding ABC transporter permease: MTNPNPASVSPDKQPATEEQAARTAVDSTDRAATATAEKRPEAEAKPSLGRLFLHNLWAANTVTVTVLAVLLAMLVGAVLIIVSDPDVLATYGYLTARPSDALNSSWAVVSEAYANLFKGAIFDPEASGWRAALGPISETLTYTAPLVFTGLSVALAFRGGLFNIGAQGQATIGVILAALAGFLLPLPPVLHLLVALLAGAVGGALWGFVPGILKARTGAHEVINTIMLNYVAVYFLTWIIIQDGVQDPTRADAISKPVDASAQLPRLLGDNLRVHAGILLAVLATWFVAWLLNRSTLGFELRAVGANPDAARTAGISVSKAYVLMMAIAGLLGGLGGSQMVLGSTADALTPQVVAQIGFDGILVALLGRVKPWGVLLAALLFGALQAGGNRMQSYSGISLELVTVLQALIVIFIAAPALVKAIFQLRAARAARLQTSLAKGW; the protein is encoded by the coding sequence ATGACCAACCCCAACCCGGCGTCGGTGTCCCCCGACAAGCAGCCGGCGACCGAGGAGCAGGCGGCGCGGACGGCGGTCGACAGCACCGACCGGGCCGCCACGGCGACGGCCGAGAAGCGACCCGAGGCGGAGGCCAAGCCCTCGCTGGGCCGGCTGTTCCTGCACAATCTCTGGGCGGCCAACACCGTCACCGTCACCGTGCTCGCGGTGTTGCTCGCGATGCTCGTCGGTGCGGTCCTGATCATCGTCTCGGACCCGGACGTGCTGGCCACGTACGGCTACCTCACCGCCCGCCCGTCCGACGCGCTGAACTCCAGCTGGGCGGTCGTCAGCGAGGCGTACGCGAACCTGTTCAAGGGCGCGATCTTCGACCCGGAGGCGTCCGGCTGGCGGGCCGCGCTCGGCCCCATCTCCGAGACGCTGACCTACACCGCGCCGCTGGTCTTCACCGGTCTGTCGGTCGCGCTGGCCTTCCGCGGCGGCCTGTTCAACATCGGCGCCCAGGGACAGGCCACCATCGGCGTCATCCTCGCCGCGCTGGCCGGCTTCCTGCTGCCGCTGCCCCCGGTGCTGCACCTGCTCGTCGCGCTGCTCGCGGGCGCGGTCGGCGGTGCGCTCTGGGGCTTCGTCCCGGGCATCCTCAAGGCGCGCACCGGCGCCCACGAGGTGATCAACACGATCATGCTGAACTACGTCGCGGTCTACTTCCTGACCTGGATCATCATTCAGGACGGCGTGCAGGATCCCACCCGGGCCGACGCCATCAGCAAGCCCGTCGACGCCTCCGCCCAGCTGCCCCGGCTGCTCGGCGACAACCTGCGGGTGCACGCCGGCATCCTGCTGGCCGTGCTGGCCACCTGGTTCGTCGCCTGGCTGCTCAACCGCTCCACGCTCGGCTTCGAGCTGCGCGCCGTGGGCGCCAACCCCGACGCCGCCCGCACCGCCGGGATCAGCGTCTCCAAGGCGTACGTGCTGATGATGGCGATCGCCGGCCTGCTCGGCGGCCTCGGCGGCAGCCAGATGGTGCTCGGCTCGACGGCCGACGCGCTGACCCCGCAGGTGGTTGCCCAGATCGGCTTCGACGGCATCCTGGTCGCCCTCCTCGGGCGGGTGAAGCCGTGGGGCGTGCTGCTGGCCGCCCTGCTGTTCGGCGCGCTCCAGGCGGGCGGCAACCGGATGCAGTCGTACTCGGGGATCTCCCTGGAGCTGGTCACCGTGCTCCAGGCGCTGATCGTCATCTTCATCGCCGCGCCGGCCCTGGTGAAGGCGATCTTCCAGCTCCGGGCCGCCCGCGCCGCCCGGTTGCAGACGAGCCTGGCGAAGGGCTGGTAA
- a CDS encoding ABC transporter permease: MTTTAVPEVAVAAVDEGFWTRTRKIGAVLLGLGVLAAVLFGALATDQQARFTLSETDGGAALEINGTVGAILFGVVAAAAGAALLAEVPKRWFTVLLGVGLVAFVLSFLCWQISAAPAGRNFMPMVNMVRATFVLALPLIFGALAGVLCERSGVVNVAIEGQLLMGAFSGALFGSLSGNVWVGLVAAAIGGAFISLLLAVFAIRYLVDQVVMGIVLNLLAVGVTGFLYERLMQPEADRYNSAPRFSNWEIPLLKDIPVLGPALFRSNIFLYLGLLLVLVIHIALFRTRWGLRTRAVGEHPTAADTLGVRVLGLRYRNVLLAGVVAGIGGASYTLALYSFTKNMIGGKGFIALAALIFGRWSPTGALLAALFFGFADQLATYLGAIGSNIPSQFLAMLPYLATILAVAGLVGRVRAPAADGKPYIKG, encoded by the coding sequence ATGACCACCACCGCTGTTCCCGAGGTCGCCGTCGCCGCGGTCGACGAGGGCTTCTGGACCCGCACCCGGAAGATCGGGGCGGTGCTGCTCGGGCTGGGCGTGCTCGCCGCCGTCCTGTTCGGCGCCCTGGCGACCGACCAGCAGGCCCGGTTCACCCTCAGCGAGACCGACGGCGGCGCGGCCCTGGAGATCAACGGCACCGTCGGCGCGATCCTGTTCGGGGTCGTCGCCGCGGCGGCCGGCGCCGCCCTGCTGGCCGAGGTGCCGAAGCGCTGGTTCACCGTGCTGCTCGGCGTCGGGCTGGTCGCGTTCGTGCTGTCGTTCCTGTGCTGGCAGATCTCGGCCGCGCCGGCCGGGCGCAACTTCATGCCCATGGTCAACATGGTGCGGGCCACCTTCGTGCTGGCCCTGCCGCTGATCTTCGGCGCGCTGGCGGGCGTGCTGTGCGAGCGCTCCGGCGTGGTCAACGTGGCGATCGAGGGCCAGCTGCTGATGGGCGCGTTCAGCGGGGCGCTGTTCGGCAGCCTCTCCGGCAACGTCTGGGTCGGCCTGGTCGCCGCCGCGATCGGCGGTGCGTTCATCTCGCTGCTGCTGGCCGTCTTCGCCATCCGCTACCTGGTCGACCAGGTCGTCATGGGCATCGTGCTGAACCTGCTCGCGGTCGGCGTCACCGGCTTCCTCTACGAACGGCTGATGCAGCCCGAGGCGGACAGGTACAACTCCGCACCCCGGTTCAGCAACTGGGAGATCCCGCTGCTCAAGGACATCCCGGTGCTCGGGCCGGCGCTGTTCCGCAGCAACATCTTCCTCTACCTCGGCCTGCTGCTGGTGCTCGTGATCCACATCGCGCTGTTCCGCACCCGGTGGGGGCTGCGCACCCGGGCGGTCGGCGAGCACCCCACCGCCGCCGACACCCTGGGCGTACGGGTGCTCGGGCTGCGCTACCGCAACGTCCTGCTCGCCGGAGTGGTGGCCGGGATCGGCGGCGCGTCGTACACCCTCGCGCTGTACTCGTTCACCAAGAACATGATCGGCGGCAAGGGCTTCATCGCCCTGGCCGCGCTGATCTTCGGCCGGTGGAGCCCGACGGGTGCCCTGCTCGCCGCGCTGTTCTTCGGCTTCGCCGACCAGCTCGCCACGTACCTCGGCGCGATCGGCAGCAACATTCCGAGCCAGTTCCTGGCCATGCTGCCGTACCTGGCGACCATCCTGGCGGTGGCGGGTCTGGTCGGCAGGGTCCGGGCACCGGCCGCCGACGGCAAGCCGTACATCAAGGGCTGA
- a CDS encoding DUF4272 domain-containing protein, protein MSVRVSAPDPREVREASLDELSRLGLPLPPSQFPLVWEPGDEVELRPTADIEARIAVLHLILARCFGMPPQAAMSWLLGSRLVDAVTPPEWQYVTGGRGDHRSFVLHHDALFALAWVLGLTKQLDPMLPVDDRLVERLPQIAAGETFQQWRARILAAPQHPVDAAALLDLHYCLDWAYLELEKGGRSLPGLVDANAIGQRRWALEWAVVLRGPYHEEPPGWEEVDLST, encoded by the coding sequence ATGAGCGTGCGCGTTTCCGCCCCCGACCCGCGAGAGGTTCGCGAGGCCAGTCTGGACGAGTTGTCCCGGCTGGGACTGCCCCTCCCACCGAGCCAGTTCCCCCTGGTGTGGGAGCCGGGCGACGAGGTCGAGCTGCGGCCGACCGCCGACATCGAGGCGCGGATCGCGGTGCTGCACCTGATCCTGGCCCGCTGCTTCGGCATGCCGCCGCAGGCGGCGATGAGCTGGCTGCTCGGCTCGCGCCTGGTCGACGCGGTCACCCCACCCGAGTGGCAGTACGTGACGGGCGGCCGGGGCGACCACCGCTCGTTCGTGCTGCACCACGACGCGCTCTTCGCGCTGGCCTGGGTGCTCGGCCTGACAAAGCAGCTCGACCCGATGTTGCCGGTGGACGACCGGCTGGTGGAGCGGCTGCCGCAGATCGCCGCGGGGGAGACCTTCCAGCAGTGGCGCGCCCGCATCCTCGCCGCGCCCCAGCACCCGGTCGACGCGGCGGCCCTGCTCGACCTGCACTACTGCCTCGACTGGGCGTACCTGGAGCTGGAGAAGGGCGGGCGCAGCCTGCCCGGCCTGGTCGACGCGAACGCGATCGGCCAGCGCCGGTGGGCGCTGGAGTGGGCGGTGGTCCTGCGCGGGCCGTACCACGAAGAGCCGCCGGGTTGGGAAGAGGTCGACCTGTCCACCTGA
- a CDS encoding transposase produces MALVRVYCGLASADPADRPASAGSTLTSAVVDDAGRLLHVCEIGDDPAGYAQLVALLVERSGGPSGAAIAADSDDHTVTSLLSAAGRPLAIADDDSVDDLAERFADDESADEIQSPPAERRAVGLARALQAGALSAVTLPAPRDLAGYKQVLAAHAALASGRHSAAVALREVLREVYPAALRAYPDPAEPVALAVLDALPEPGMLGGTVARGREVSVAADAIAAHLAADGVANADVINEAVTALRVAISETPRRAAVSRALTSAVAETVRQAVASVRACDAACEALVGALSTRVTTPAPTPGRRAEPGGERPGLTGGTSSGLRTIRPTPPEQGPMGGRRNQDPAPVGGRRSRAEPVSGGNPPAPPRPLGPPPVAPEPVAPPPVAPRPMAPAASAAPPVSAPPSAEPRSTVDAPTNRPVSAPPPPPPGITPIAPAQRERSVPPAEVGEPFRPTLTTAAIQSARAERQRTVIPPRPKTTGDAGRPPTGGFSATDLSVPVPSPRPGTESAPPGSRANWPLVNNADDLADTAAAEAAARPFGEQGPRQIDAPTQPGTGESRVTPPWLADDLPQEPPMLRLVEPPPLADRALREGPSLSGVPVENPPLRLVDPGAARRPEPEPERPAMEQRPAPPAPVERRTPPVSDEGDGDLLIFASIKSAWFVGPSDETELDWSSTADSGWQAAEQAARPAVGAETKAGLPKRVPQANLVPGSPLREERPLRIIRDAASLAENTTGYFRGWRRGQEIGGFAVGGRPGREAAGGWDFTRDTGDRDDDREYEYRSAGYRS; encoded by the coding sequence GTGGCGCTCGTGCGCGTGTACTGCGGTCTGGCCTCGGCGGATCCGGCCGACCGACCGGCCTCGGCCGGTTCGACGCTGACGTCCGCTGTGGTCGACGACGCAGGCCGACTGCTCCATGTCTGCGAGATCGGCGACGACCCGGCCGGCTACGCCCAGCTGGTCGCGCTGCTCGTGGAGCGGTCGGGCGGGCCGAGCGGCGCCGCGATCGCCGCCGACAGCGACGACCACACGGTCACCTCGCTGCTCAGCGCCGCCGGTCGTCCGCTGGCCATCGCCGACGACGACTCGGTGGACGACCTCGCCGAGCGCTTCGCCGACGACGAGTCGGCGGACGAGATCCAGTCCCCGCCGGCCGAGCGGCGGGCGGTCGGGCTGGCCCGGGCTCTGCAGGCCGGCGCGCTCTCCGCCGTCACCCTGCCCGCCCCCCGGGACCTCGCCGGCTACAAGCAGGTCCTCGCGGCGCACGCCGCGCTCGCCAGCGGCCGGCACTCCGCCGCCGTGGCGCTGCGCGAGGTGCTGCGCGAGGTCTACCCGGCCGCGCTGCGGGCGTACCCCGACCCGGCCGAGCCGGTCGCGCTCGCCGTACTGGACGCCCTGCCCGAGCCCGGCATGCTCGGCGGCACGGTCGCCCGGGGCCGGGAGGTGTCGGTGGCGGCGGACGCCATCGCCGCCCACCTGGCCGCCGACGGTGTCGCCAACGCCGACGTGATCAACGAAGCCGTGACCGCGCTGCGGGTGGCCATCTCGGAGACCCCACGCCGGGCGGCGGTCAGCCGCGCGCTCACCTCGGCCGTGGCCGAGACGGTCCGCCAGGCCGTCGCCTCGGTACGGGCCTGCGACGCGGCCTGTGAGGCGCTCGTCGGCGCCCTGAGCACCCGCGTCACCACTCCCGCTCCCACGCCCGGCCGCCGTGCCGAGCCGGGCGGCGAGCGGCCGGGCCTCACCGGCGGCACCAGCAGCGGCCTGCGCACGATCCGGCCCACCCCGCCCGAGCAGGGGCCGATGGGCGGCCGGCGCAACCAGGACCCGGCCCCGGTCGGCGGCCGGCGCAGCCGGGCCGAGCCGGTCTCCGGCGGCAACCCGCCCGCGCCGCCCCGGCCGCTCGGCCCACCGCCGGTCGCGCCGGAGCCCGTGGCGCCGCCGCCGGTCGCCCCGCGCCCGATGGCCCCGGCCGCCTCGGCCGCCCCGCCGGTGTCCGCCCCGCCGTCCGCCGAGCCGCGGTCCACGGTGGACGCCCCGACCAACCGCCCGGTCTCCGCACCGCCGCCCCCGCCGCCAGGCATCACGCCCATCGCCCCGGCGCAGCGGGAACGCTCCGTGCCGCCGGCCGAGGTGGGCGAGCCGTTCCGGCCCACCCTCACGACGGCGGCGATCCAGAGCGCCCGCGCCGAACGGCAGCGCACCGTGATCCCGCCCCGACCCAAGACGACCGGCGACGCCGGCCGCCCGCCCACCGGGGGGTTCAGCGCCACCGACCTGAGCGTGCCGGTGCCGAGCCCCCGCCCCGGCACGGAGTCCGCACCCCCGGGCTCGCGGGCGAACTGGCCGCTGGTCAACAACGCCGACGATCTCGCCGACACCGCCGCCGCCGAGGCGGCAGCCCGGCCCTTCGGGGAGCAGGGCCCGCGGCAGATCGACGCGCCGACCCAACCGGGCACGGGCGAGAGCCGCGTCACCCCGCCCTGGCTCGCCGACGACCTGCCGCAGGAGCCACCCATGCTGCGGCTGGTCGAGCCGCCGCCGTTGGCCGACCGGGCGCTGCGTGAGGGTCCGAGCCTGTCGGGCGTCCCGGTGGAGAACCCGCCGCTGCGACTGGTCGACCCCGGAGCAGCCCGCCGGCCCGAGCCGGAGCCGGAGCGTCCCGCCATGGAGCAGCGGCCGGCGCCTCCCGCCCCGGTGGAACGGCGCACCCCGCCGGTGTCCGACGAGGGCGACGGGGACCTGCTGATCTTCGCCTCGATCAAGTCAGCCTGGTTCGTCGGTCCGAGCGACGAGACCGAGCTGGACTGGTCGAGCACCGCGGACAGCGGGTGGCAGGCCGCCGAGCAGGCTGCCCGCCCGGCGGTGGGCGCCGAGACCAAGGCGGGGCTGCCCAAGCGGGTCCCGCAGGCCAACCTGGTGCCCGGCTCGCCGCTGCGCGAGGAGCGTCCGCTGCGGATCATCCGCGACGCGGCCAGTCTGGCCGAGAACACCACCGGCTACTTCCGCGGCTGGCGCCGGGGGCAGGAGATCGGCGGGTTCGCGGTCGGTGGGCGCCCCGGGCGGGAGGCGGCCGGCGGCTGGGACTTCACCCGGGACACCGGCGATCGCGACGACGACCGGGAGTACGAGTACCGTTCCGCCGGCTACCGTTCCTGA
- a CDS encoding roadblock/LC7 domain-containing protein, translated as MTSTQDLGWLLANFADRVPGVAHAVAVSADGLLLAASRDLPRDRADQLAAIASGLVSLTQGAARCFEGGAVLQTVVEMDDGFLFLMSISDGSSFAVLAARSCDVGQVGYEMALLVDRVGDALTPQPRTAVGMMG; from the coding sequence ATGACAAGTACGCAGGATCTCGGTTGGCTGCTGGCCAACTTCGCCGACCGGGTGCCCGGTGTCGCGCATGCGGTCGCCGTCTCCGCGGACGGCCTGCTCCTCGCGGCGTCACGGGACCTCCCGCGGGACCGGGCCGACCAGCTTGCCGCCATCGCGTCCGGGCTGGTCAGTCTCACCCAGGGCGCGGCCCGCTGCTTCGAGGGCGGCGCGGTGCTGCAGACCGTCGTCGAGATGGACGATGGCTTCCTGTTCCTGATGTCCATCTCGGACGGCTCCTCCTTCGCCGTGCTCGCCGCCCGCAGCTGCGACGTCGGGCAGGTGGGGTACGAGATGGCCCTCCTGGTCGACCGGGTGGGCGACGCGTTGACCCCGCAGCCGCGTACGGCTGTGGGGATGATGGGCTGA
- a CDS encoding GTP-binding protein: MSHRLPAPSGRVTSAKIVIAGGFGVGKTTLVGSVSEITPLTTEAIMTSAGVGVDDTRQVPGKATTTVAMDFGRITIDRDLILYLFGTPGQTRFWFMWDELVRGAIGAVVLVDTRRLADCFAAIDFFEHRRLPYLVAINCFDGMQYHDPQDVRDALAISPEIPVVPCDARNRESTKHVLISLVEYVLTMRRSRAVAPA, translated from the coding sequence ATGTCGCACCGCCTGCCCGCCCCGAGCGGGCGGGTGACGTCGGCGAAGATCGTTATCGCCGGTGGGTTCGGCGTCGGCAAGACGACGCTGGTCGGCTCGGTTTCGGAGATCACGCCGCTGACAACCGAGGCCATCATGACCTCGGCCGGCGTGGGCGTCGACGACACCCGGCAGGTGCCGGGCAAGGCGACGACCACGGTGGCCATGGACTTCGGCCGGATCACCATCGACCGGGATCTGATCCTGTACCTGTTCGGCACCCCCGGCCAGACGCGGTTCTGGTTCATGTGGGACGAACTGGTCCGGGGCGCCATCGGCGCGGTGGTGCTGGTCGACACCCGGCGGCTGGCCGACTGCTTCGCGGCCATCGACTTCTTCGAGCACCGACGGCTGCCGTACCTGGTGGCCATCAACTGCTTCGACGGGATGCAGTACCACGACCCGCAGGACGTCCGGGACGCGCTGGCGATCTCCCCGGAGATCCCGGTCGTGCCCTGCGACGCCCGCAACCGGGAGTCGACCAAGCACGTGCTGATCTCGCTGGTCGAGTACGTGCTGACCATGCGCCGCTCGCGGGCCGTCGCGCCGGCCTGA